The Candidatus Tectomicrobia bacterium genome includes a region encoding these proteins:
- a CDS encoding DUF992 domain-containing protein, whose product MKAACRVMSVLLVSFLIGAAPAGAAEQGGVNVGSLTCKTKPGTSVQLFLVSSVAVECAFKTTGGEEMYKGELGFLGVDLSRKDEQTLNFTVLGVTRDIKMGAHSLQGDYLGTSVAAGMGGKGVGSTALVGGLRKSFNLVPSADTFKGAGISAGATRMNLQPLKK is encoded by the coding sequence ATGAAAGCCGCCTGCAGGGTGATGTCCGTTCTCTTGGTTTCCTTCCTCATCGGAGCCGCCCCCGCCGGCGCGGCCGAGCAGGGAGGGGTGAACGTCGGCAGCCTCACGTGCAAGACCAAGCCGGGCACGAGTGTGCAGCTCTTCCTCGTGTCCTCCGTGGCGGTCGAGTGCGCCTTCAAGACCACCGGGGGCGAGGAGATGTACAAGGGCGAGCTCGGCTTCCTCGGCGTGGACCTGAGCCGGAAGGACGAGCAGACCCTGAACTTCACCGTCCTCGGCGTCACCCGCGACATCAAGATGGGGGCCCATTCCCTCCAGGGAGACTACCTGGGCACGTCCGTGGCCGCAGGCATGGGCGGGAAGGGCGTGGGCTCCACCGCCCTCGTCGGAGGGCTGAGGAAGAGCTTCAACCTCGTCCCCTCGGCGGATACCTTCAAGGGCGCGGGCATCAGCGCGGGCGCCACCCGGATGAACCTCCAGCCCCTGAAGAAGTAG